Within Osmia lignaria lignaria isolate PbOS001 chromosome 11, iyOsmLign1, whole genome shotgun sequence, the genomic segment TATCTGCCGATGCGATTCGTGATTAGGAGTCCATATGGGAAAAGAAGAACCTGCGAAGTTAAGGCACCGTGCTTTAAAATATTGGCGCGTTGATCGTGGCCTAAGCATTGTTGCAACTTACTCTGCTTCTTTTCCCTGCTTCCCAGGCCTGGGAATTGCTAAAACAAACTTTCCTTCTCAGGCTCGTTTACCTTTCAAACTTACACTGTTTCCAGACCACTCAACTTCTTTGAATATTGTTCCAATATTTCTTAGATCATTCGACAGAGTTTCATTTTCATCTGCTTTAAAgcgtataaaagaagaaacgacgAGTTAATTATTCTTAATCGCAGATTAAGTGGTCCGTTCAGCAATCAAAACGGAACTCGATAAATCAATACGATTATAAAGGAATAGAACCATAATTACACCGCTAGTCCCTGAGGTGTGACTTCATTAAATGTCACGGTCGATGTTAGATTTCATTTATTCCTTCATTTCTCTTCCCTCCGCCAGATTTATTGATCCATAAACAAGAAACTACGCGTGAATCACGGCTGAGAGTTAAACGTTGAGTAAGATACGTACAATGCTTTACGACCGTGAATTCTTTATAGCTTACTGATTATATCACTTTACATGACAAAGACTTTTCACTCGATTGTAACATtattttgttgctattattccCCCCCATGAACGTTGATGCCTGCTCCGCAGCCGTATATTTATTGGACGTTAAGATTCGTTGTAATAGGCCCTCAGGCGTGTGGATCATTGaccaattacaaaataataaagaatcatTGTATCTTTTTACTCGGTTTCAAAATTAACTTTATAtagatattttattatcataatAAGCTACTATTAACAAGAAatggcaaaaatgaaaaaaaaaagaatttaatatggAAGTAATCATACTGTTTCAAGTGAAAGATGAAACCGCAAGAAACAAACGAGATCAATGATGGAATACAATGAAATGTAACAATGTACTTATTCGGCCTGTTTTTCAGCATCCTATCATATACCTTGAATTTAACACGCTGCTGGAAGCGTTAAAttgctatttaattaatttcctcgCAAATTGCTACCACGAACAATGTTTCATTTTCTGCTCCGGTGATTAGCAGTTCTATAAAACGTTTTGCTTTTGCTTTCGCTTCCACGTCGTCGTTCATGTTTTGCTTCGTAATTTCATCGCGGTTCGTTTCATTGGTATCGAATCGACGTCCAGGGAAACAATCGGCCATCGAGCAGATTACTTGCTTTTGTGGAGTACAACATCGTGCCAGGATCTAATTGCTGTTTCGACGtcgatgaaaaaaatattattgttcgAGGTGCGCTGCAAAATCTCCCCATTGTGTTTCGGTCTTCTTTCTGAAACTCGCTAACACAGACTCTTATTACACGGCCGGCTAATAATAGCGGTGGTTTACACTTTGCTACCAATGTTTGCATCGCGTACCGGTAATAAGATGGTCGTTGGGTCGTAACTGAGCAAAAGTGTGCGTCGATTAATCGTACAACGGGTGACACCTTCAGAATTCCCGCCAAAATGAAACCGGATGCGTTGTTTGAATACCTCTGGTACCTATAagataatgaatttttaataaaaccatcgaaatataaaataacagtACAAAATATCGAAATTCTTATAATCTTTTTCTATCTAAGCATTGGAGATTaagattttgtaataatttcgaTAAATCATTGCTCGATTTACTTCGATTTCGATCGATAACCTATTATAGGTTATCTGCCTACTCTAATGTATTTCTATAAATCCTATATCACAAGTTCAGGTACTGATATACCTACAGAACTTTTGATATCTCTTGTGTATACAATTTTTGCCAATTTTTATGCCCTATCATCATTGATTTCTTTCAAAATCGTGGTTCGATATGTCCTACGTATCATTGCTAATTGATCATGGCGGGAACATGGAGGAAGACCGGACAATTGACAGACGTTCTTTCAAGTCCTCGAGACGAGAACATTTTAAATTGCAtcacaaaaaaaaatcaatgtacCGTTTACCTTGAAGTGTGTCACCCGATGTATGGTGTGTTGTCGTTCAAGTTAGCTCAGACGTAATCCGAGACTGACCATACGAGACGGCCACTTATGACGCCGATATAAACCATGTCTACTAACACCGATAAAAAGAGGTACCAATACCATCTTTGCCACCGTCACGATGCCGGTTTATCGAAAATCTACCCTCGCTTACTTTGACACCACACCAAGTAATCAAACAAGTAATAACTTATGACCAATGACACGAAAGATTGATTAGGTTAATAATGGCGCGTTTTTGGTCATCGAATTAGGGCCACATGCAAAAACCTCATTTTTCTTAGTATAATACTATTTGGTAGATGAAAAATTGTCCTTACCTGTCAATCTTATTAACCACACGCTTCTACCGGATCCGGAAGTGCACTCTCCCTTCATGCTTTAAAAAGTCCGCCGTAGCGGAAAACGCGTGGGACCATCTACTGTTAATGTGTAAAAACATACTTATGATCCCGCCAATTCTTGGGCCGGAAGTGACACCtggtgaaaaaaaggaaaactacAATGCGCACCCTATCGGCAAAATCAAAAAGTTCATTTTGTGCACCAAGCAGTAGATAGTGCCATTTGTGTTGgcggaaatttttaaaatacataagTTTTACAATATTGATTTATTCAGAAACGGAGGCTCGTACGAAAAAACGCCACTCTACATTTTTTACTTATTTGTTCATATAGATTTACCACTTATGTGCTCCGGGTCGAATGCACTCTGCGTTATGTTAGTTTTAATTGCGGTTAAGCAATCAGTAATGTTATGTATTCAAATTGTATATTTGAACATGATTTATCTACATGTAATTACAAAGAATTCCATTGAATCGACGTGACATTTTTTAAAAACGATGTTACACgtcgaaaatttacaaaacataaaTATTACCATTTGTTTCATAAAAACAGGTATACGGTAGAGCGATGCGATCTTCGCTAATTAACGATGAAGTTATAAAAATCGCGCGAATATGCTAACGTGGAGGGAGATTCGTATACAAATTCTATTATTCTACGccttttttttagtttttctcGTACTTTTGGGGGTTTTCACGGTTTTCACGGGCGAGGCTTTCTTTTTCGTCGTTTTCTCCGCCTTCTTCACGTATTTGTCAATCAACGAGTCGAAGAAACTGTCAGACTGACTTGCTCGAGCTTCATTGCGACTTTGAATGGCCAAAGCTAGATTATTTGCAGCTGCGTTTTCTTCGTTTTCGATCTTAAGCATCTTTTCTAGACGTTCAGCTTCCTGTGCTTCCTTGGCCcactgaaaattaataaaaaaaaatttaatcaataatatagctaaataatatttttattaaacggatttttatgaaataaaattttaataaaattcacttAAACAGCCCTCCTTAAAATGTTAATGCTTCAACAATTTTAATTGGCCAGCTTTTGCCTTTCCATCCACTTTGATAACATCGGTTGACCCAGATTAATAAGGAGCTCGATTAACAAGCAACAGATACCATTGAGATGTATAAATCACAGGTTGATTGGATGCAGCTTAGAGGCGTCCTTATTAACGAAATTAATTGCTACCACTTCACGACGTGGCTAACTCTATTTTCGAAGCTAGCCATATGTCTATCCTCGAGATTATCAGACATTATTTTAATCTATCAAGATGATACTCAGCAGTTGCAACTTCCTTCTCTAATTACTAATCCTTCTGACTTAGAACCAACATCAgaaatttaattgcaaatttcttttcaaaaaagtTGATTGGCGAACAATGTTGGATGCCTGACGTTTTTTGACgtattgtttaaaaaaacaaaggCAACGTGCCAGCAATATGGCTTTTCAATCAACAGTGAAAGGTAATAAAATGTACGTCTCGTTGTTTCTATTTCCACGAAATACGTCAGATTCTTGCCTTCAGAAATTGACTAAACTTTCGTGCATTGTATTACTTGAATAACACACTGTATACGATAACGTTAATAGAAAAACAGATGTTTCGAAATTGTGTaaaaaaatcgaagaaattggtaaaattgcaaaattaaattttgaatgaatcatctaaataatctaaataattcaTTGATGCGAAAAATATAGATTTTCATAAATAGAGGCTTTCGTGGAAGCGTTGAAGGGTGTCTTAATCATCGCTCATCAGGTCCAGATGCGAATGTTTATAGTTCATACTTGTCGATGATGTTCCATATTCCTAGTGACCTACTCCATAATTCGTCGCTGAGGAAATTCCGTTATTTATAATTTCTGGCAAGTACATCCGAGAGACATCCTAATGTTAGTCCATTACACAACGGTTCGCGAAATTCTGAATGCGACAATTATCAAAACGACGTTTGACAGAGACCTACCGAGAGAAAAGTGAATCAGCTATTACTAACGAGACGCTTTCATCTGTCAGCATATCGACTACGCACATATGTAAATTCCTCAGGAATTAAGCTTTGAAGCTGGAACAAGGTTTCGCTGTCAAAGGGACCTCTGCTTTCAGAGAGGATTTATTTTCGCGGTGTTTACATCATTGTTATTTTGATGCAAACAGATAAATGAGTAAACAGCAGACGTAGTATTTCATACTAAATGATGCTTATGAAACGATGGCCTTAAGATTAATTTATGATGGTACAGTTAACAGTTTACACACTATGTTTCTATTTGGATATTTTCATTGGTAGGATGATTaatatagaaaaagaagagggtTAATTTCAATATGAAAGGTTACTTGAAGATAGTTGGGTTGAATGGTAGAGGTAGAATTTACTTGAATTTAAAGGAAATGGGTCTCTAGGCTCTTCCCAGACGCTTCTAACTCTCCTAGTACTCCCTAGGCTCAGCCTAGGCTCTCCTAGTTCTCCCTAGGCTACCCAGCTTTCCCAAGTCCTACCCTCGCCCTTAACCAAGAAACAGATACAAAATAATCAAATCTCCTAAAAATAGTACCCGGAAAAATACTGATGAACAGTGCTCAGAGCCAAAGGAATCTCCTCTGTTAGTCACAGGCAAACTATTTCAAATAAACAATCTGTCAGATCTACGGGGGATTTGCTGTTACTACAGAAGTaacgtcgatcgatcgataataTCTTCGGGAGCTATTTGTGAATCAATGAGGTACCAAAATATCCACTGTTCAAAGTGCACACACGTGCATCCACGCATCCGTCGATTGGACGCCCCAGGGTCCCTCCTCTTCCTCAACCTTGAATTACCTAGCCTCCGAGTGTCTAGATCAAACGACAGATCTGGCCGCGAGCCTGGCGCTCCGGAAATCATCAGAATcacgaaataattgaaaatagtcATTGGGTTCGAGGTAGCGGCACAGTTGCATAACGAATTCCCTTCGCGGTCGGTCATCGTTGCGGAATTTCGCAAGAATTGACCCTAGAACGCTCAATGTTACGAATCCTAACTGGTTTATCGCGAATTGGAGGCAGACCTTCGCTTCGTTGATGAGTTTCCCCGGGATTGCGAGGTAACCCTTGAACGGCGACCGGGTCGATCCGGTGACCCAGATCTGCGAGAAAACGTTCCGTCGACCAAGTCAGATTTTCAAACGAACGATTATCGCGCGTTGGAAAGAATAATATCTAAAGAAACGGCGGAGGggagaattgaaaattatatttaaactcCATCTCGTACGTTGATATAGTTCGGTAatcataaaaatcaattttcagcAAGACATTTTGTAATGGAGAAACCATTAAAAAAAACACCGACTCAAGTTCTACTGATAAAATAAACGTTTTTTCAACGTCTGTCCGGTTAAAATTGTCCGGCAGAGAAAATAAGCTTGTTCAACATTGGGCGTGATGTCTGATCCCGAAACGTGCTGACTGTGTCTGTTTACACGTTACGTAAACTATGTCTGCAGACAACTGTAACTTTCGTcgagatttataataaaaaagaattcatcCTCGTCTTTTAAAACGCTCGCGAAACGATATTAACAGAATCTCCCCTGTTTCCTAAAGACCGCGCTGTATTTTCGAATCCAACTATATCTTATAACTCTAAATCGTTTGCCATCGAATGTCCGAGTGCCATTAAGCCGCGCGAAGTTATTGCAATAGGAGCGCATTATGGATGCACACGTGTGCACACGTGTTTCTATCGAGACCACAATGAGCACCCTTCAACGGAGTCTCTTCGAGACTTCCGGCAAGGCCACTGTCGATCAGCCTGTCTACTATTTAGAGCTGGCGTGTGGACACGGCGAACAGTCAGCGCATAGGAATATGTAAGTATACCTGTTGCAAGAGCAATCGGTTCTCGCGAGACAGACGTGGATACATCTAGACAGTGGAACGCTTTGTAATCGCGTGCCGACTCGGCTGACAAAACACGAAACGCAGTATCCCGATCAAACGCGTCAGTCAAGGTCGTTACATAACAGCCAACAGTATTAGATTGGACGATGACATTAGTAATTATTTCATTAGCACACCGGATACATTGAGCTGGCCCTCGTCGCTCGTTACTTTCAATTGATATTCAGCATTGCACCGGCACGGAAATCGTATTTGGCATTCCTCCTTGGAACAATGTTGCACAATCTAGAGTCTTAGCAATGCGTCACGCGTGTGCATGCCGAACAAGCCAATACGTACACTTTGGGTTCAGCAGGCTCCTCGGTGCTTCTTAAGAACCAACGGTCCGTTTGGTTCGCGAGCTAACAACCGATGATTACCATAGTCTTCGTGATCGATTCAACACCATGCGGAGAAGAGAAAACGACGAAATCGTATAGCTACACTTTGATCGTCCAATGTCTATGATTAAATCCATTTACCGTCACTCCAGGACATACGTGCCCGCACTGTTTCGTTAATAGATTAACGTTAGTTTGTAAGAAGGTAagattattgtttttttttttagctaAAATCCCTCCACGAGGATGCGACCAATCGTGATCAGAAGAAAGGAGACGAGGATCGTCCCTAGGGAGCCCTGGCTCGAGGAAGATAAATTGCTGGTCGGGCAATTGGGCAACGGTTTATCGGTGGTCGTTTCAATTGGTATCATAACTGGAGTCACTTCTTCCAGAGACGGTTGATTGGCCACCAATGGTGGAGTATGAACGGTAATCGTGTGCTCGTAATAGGGTGCTTGAAACGTGTTATCTGGCGAGGCTGGCTGCACCATTTCTGGCGACATAGGAGGCAATGGTTGGACGATATGAGTCGGAGGCGATTCACTTGTCGGTGGGACGCGGTACTCCGGTGGCCTATTGTATATAGGTGGATACGATGGTACGGTATTCCTGTCGTACCAATCCGTATATGGGACGGTTGTCCGCTCTGCATCAGATTCCACGAAAGGCGGTGTTTCGTGACGATCAGGTGGGCTAGGTGCCAAAGGGAACGAGTTGGTCGCTTCGCTCGAATAATATTGCTCATCGTAGTCACTGTCCTTGTTCTCATGGGGTGGATAAAGCGGGTATTCGGGTCTGGCACTGGTGGATTCCGGGAATGTCGGCCAAGATCTTAAGGTTGTTGCATCCTGAGTTTCGTATTTTGTTGTTTCGTACGTGTCTATTGGCGCGATGGTCCTTGGGGGAACGTAGGGCCTCGCTACGTCATCGTAATAGGGGCTGGGCGTACTGAAGTGTTCCCTCTCTTCGTAGACTTCAGTCGTTGGTCTTGGAGTTGTTCTCCAATCTGGAGTGTACACTGGACGATAGATTACTTCTTCGGTGGTATGGAACTTTGGTGGTACGTATGTTGCTGTGGATTCCATGGGCTGAGGTGGTGGTGTCGCTGATGTTGGATGTAGTCTCTGGCGATGGGTAGGCAATGCCATGGTTTGCTCCGGAGTGGTATACTCATCGATATCGTAGCCAAATGGTATCGCTGGGATCAAGTCGTTGGGAATTTTACTCCATTCCGGATCCCTGTCAAATACCACTCCACGCCTTTCAAGGAACGCGCTGACGGCATTGGGACACTTGAATTCGGAGTTTTCACCGAGAAATATTCTCTTCAAGTCTCTCAAATTCGTCATAGCTTCCAGATTTAAACATTCCAATCGATTACCAGATAGTCTTAAATCAATCAGACTGGGTAGATTCCTGTACACCCCATCCTCTATGGATTCtatgtaattgtaatttaagTCCAAGTACGTTAAATAATCCAGGCCGCTGAACCAGGATTCTCTGACGGTGGTTAAGTAATTATTGTCTAGACTTAGCTGCTGGAGATTGTTCAATCGCTGGAAAGCACCTGGATCGATGTCCCTTATCTGACATTGGGAACAACTAAGGACCCATAAGTCTGGACC encodes:
- the LOC143305852 gene encoding uncharacterized protein LOC143305852; the encoded protein is MGAIVELLLFTTVLCTSVGGVQGECRHVMNDDMIEYTCEGGRLSDLNDLPESTGKIRITNMPISRITTNTFSRFGPDLWVLSCSQCQIRDIDPGAFQRLNNLQQLSLDNNYLTTVRESWFSGLDYLTYLDLNYNYIESIEDGVYRNLPSLIDLRLSGNRLECLNLEAMTNLRDLKRIFLGENSEFKCPNAVSAFLERRGVVFDRDPEWSKIPNDLIPAIPFGYDIDEYTTPEQTMALPTHRQRLHPTSATPPPQPMESTATYVPPKFHTTEEVIYRPVYTPDWRTTPRPTTEVYEEREHFSTPSPYYDDVARPYVPPRTIAPIDTYETTKYETQDATTLRSWPTFPESTSARPEYPLYPPHENKDSDYDEQYYSSEATNSFPLAPSPPDRHETPPFVESDAERTTVPYTDWYDRNTVPSYPPIYNRPPEYRVPPTSESPPTHIVQPLPPMSPEMVQPASPDNTFQAPYYEHTITVHTPPLVANQPSLEEVTPVMIPIETTTDKPLPNCPTSNLSSSSQGSLGTILVSFLLITIGRILVEGF